In Pseudobacter ginsenosidimutans, the following are encoded in one genomic region:
- a CDS encoding zinc-dependent metalloprotease: MKKLLLVFLLSGPVLLVSYAQDKGKAPAPGAAADTAKPKKPAGITDKVKTSRKVDGLFTIYQDTATGSVQLYIKKNQLGKDYIYQSFSVNGPTTLFLNQGMHRTTFVFKVEKAFDKLEFSQVNTNFYYDPADAVSKTWNVDKPEAVFHVEKVNGEDADGYLVNADGLFISEKMDAVKPNFGPSPFAAMMFNLGGLNPAKSKYHAIRSFPNNTDIVVDMAYDNPMISAQSGPDITDGRYVRVRMQHTLIEMPQNDYKPRLDDPRVGYFTENVTNLTTISPTPYKDLIHRWNLKKKDPNAAVSEPVQPLIYWVENTTPVEYREAIVEAGHKWNEAFEKAGFKNAVQMKIMPDDATWNPDDIRYNVIRWVASAQPSYGAIGPSFVNPRTGEILGADITIEWASGSGTINQDELFKAGPSMMMVKDLFAKEEEVEMHVPGMKHNHLATCTLAQELKAQFIAGTTMLDAADASPAELREMHKQFLTYLVMHEMGHTLGLNHNMKASQMLSPAEINNTAITRKIGTMGSVMDYPAVNIAADKSKQGDYYTTKAGPYDIWAIEYGYAEFSPAEEADGLKKILSRSTDPQLTFGNDGDDMRAPGKAIDPRVNIMDHTNDAIAYAEDRFKIVNNTIPKLVGKYSKNGQSYAELRSRYGNLIAQRMNMISAVSRYIGGVYVDRSFPEQKSATKPFTPVPLATQKKAMEVLTKYAFAPNAFDADAQVYPYLQMQRRGFNQPQAGEDFRATANVLQMQANGALAHILHPNTLQRITNSRLYGNDYSVADVFNDLQKGIFNADIATNVNVYRQYLQGIFVRALGSMLDSKEFDDVSKAAALNTLKKIKTQLATAVSTNEETKAHRAALLFNINKALDPK, from the coding sequence ATGAAAAAACTCCTATTAGTATTTCTGTTATCGGGACCGGTGCTGCTTGTGAGCTATGCACAGGACAAAGGCAAAGCCCCAGCTCCCGGTGCAGCAGCAGACACCGCCAAACCCAAAAAACCAGCCGGCATCACAGATAAGGTGAAGACAAGCCGTAAAGTAGATGGCCTTTTCACCATCTACCAGGATACTGCCACCGGCAGCGTGCAGTTGTACATTAAAAAGAACCAGCTCGGAAAGGATTATATCTATCAAAGCTTCTCCGTGAATGGACCTACCACACTCTTCCTTAACCAGGGTATGCACCGCACCACCTTCGTGTTCAAAGTGGAGAAAGCATTTGATAAACTGGAGTTCTCGCAGGTAAATACCAACTTCTACTACGATCCCGCAGATGCTGTGAGCAAAACCTGGAACGTAGACAAACCCGAAGCCGTTTTCCATGTAGAGAAAGTGAATGGTGAAGATGCTGATGGTTACCTGGTGAATGCAGACGGTCTCTTCATCAGTGAAAAAATGGACGCTGTAAAACCGAACTTCGGACCCAGTCCATTTGCCGCGATGATGTTCAACCTCGGTGGACTGAACCCCGCCAAATCTAAATACCACGCCATCCGTTCTTTCCCCAATAACACAGATATTGTGGTGGACATGGCTTATGATAATCCCATGATCTCTGCGCAGAGCGGTCCGGACATTACGGATGGCCGTTATGTTCGCGTTCGCATGCAGCATACGCTCATCGAGATGCCGCAGAACGATTACAAACCAAGATTGGATGATCCACGCGTTGGTTATTTTACCGAGAACGTGACCAATCTCACTACTATCAGTCCAACTCCATACAAGGATCTGATCCATCGCTGGAACCTGAAGAAGAAAGATCCCAATGCAGCCGTGAGCGAACCTGTTCAACCACTCATTTACTGGGTGGAGAACACTACGCCTGTTGAATACCGTGAAGCCATTGTTGAAGCAGGACATAAATGGAACGAAGCTTTCGAGAAAGCAGGCTTCAAAAATGCAGTACAGATGAAGATCATGCCTGATGATGCCACCTGGAACCCTGACGATATCCGTTATAACGTGATCCGTTGGGTAGCCAGTGCACAACCGAGCTACGGCGCTATCGGGCCCAGCTTCGTGAATCCGAGAACAGGGGAGATCCTTGGCGCGGACATCACCATCGAGTGGGCTTCCGGAAGCGGCACCATCAACCAGGATGAGCTCTTCAAAGCTGGTCCTTCCATGATGATGGTGAAAGATCTCTTCGCCAAAGAAGAGGAAGTAGAAATGCATGTGCCAGGTATGAAACACAATCACCTCGCTACCTGTACGCTGGCGCAGGAACTGAAAGCTCAGTTCATTGCCGGCACCACCATGCTGGACGCTGCCGATGCTTCTCCTGCTGAATTGCGCGAGATGCACAAACAGTTCCTCACTTACCTGGTGATGCACGAGATGGGTCACACCCTCGGTCTCAACCACAACATGAAAGCATCACAGATGCTGAGCCCGGCTGAGATCAACAACACTGCCATCACCCGCAAGATCGGAACCATGGGCTCCGTGATGGATTACCCTGCCGTGAACATCGCAGCAGACAAATCCAAACAGGGCGATTACTATACTACCAAAGCTGGTCCTTACGATATCTGGGCTATCGAGTACGGCTATGCGGAATTCTCACCTGCTGAAGAAGCAGATGGTCTGAAGAAGATCCTCAGCCGCAGTACCGATCCGCAACTCACTTTCGGTAATGATGGAGACGATATGCGCGCTCCCGGTAAGGCCATCGATCCCCGTGTGAACATCATGGATCATACCAATGATGCCATCGCTTATGCTGAGGATCGCTTCAAGATCGTGAACAATACGATCCCCAAGCTGGTTGGCAAATACAGTAAAAATGGTCAATCCTATGCCGAGCTAAGATCCCGTTATGGCAACCTCATTGCGCAAAGGATGAACATGATCTCTGCCGTGAGCCGTTATATTGGTGGTGTGTATGTAGACAGGAGCTTCCCTGAGCAGAAATCTGCTACCAAACCATTTACACCCGTTCCACTGGCAACACAGAAGAAAGCGATGGAAGTGCTGACCAAATATGCGTTCGCGCCCAATGCTTTCGATGCCGATGCACAGGTGTATCCTTATCTGCAGATGCAGCGTCGTGGATTCAACCAACCCCAGGCTGGTGAAGACTTCCGCGCTACCGCCAATGTGCTGCAGATGCAGGCCAACGGCGCTCTGGCGCATATCCTGCACCCCAACACTTTGCAGCGTATCACCAACAGCCGCCTGTACGGAAACGACTACAGCGTTGCCGATGTTTTTAACGATCTTCAAAAAGGGATCTTCAATGCAGACATCGCCACTAACGTGAATGTATATCGTCAGTACCTGCAGGGAATTTTTGTTCGTGCGCTGGGCAGCATGCTGGATTCGAAAGAATTTGATGATGTGTCAAAGGCTGCAGCCCTCAACACACTCAAAAAGATCAAGACTCAACTGGCAACAGCCGTTTCTACCAATGAAGAAACAAAAGCGCACAGAGCTGCGTTGCTGTTCAATATCAATAAGGCGCTTGATCCAAAATAA
- a CDS encoding (Fe-S)-binding protein, with protein sequence MKVQLFIPCFIDQLYPQTAFNMLKVLQKAGCTVEYNSNQTCCGQPAFNAGFWDDAKEVCTKFLKDFDGADYVVAPSASCTGFVRNYYPKLFDNSSYHNDVKALRDRTFEFSEFLVNVLKIDNLGAKLDLKATYHDSCAGLRECKIKEEPRKLLGNVKGLELVEMKDVETCCGFGGTFAVKFEPISIGMADQKVSNARESGAQCIISTDHSCLMHLDGYIRHKGLPMQTMHIADVLASGW encoded by the coding sequence ATGAAGGTTCAACTCTTTATACCCTGCTTCATAGATCAGCTCTATCCGCAAACCGCTTTCAATATGTTGAAGGTTTTGCAAAAAGCAGGTTGTACTGTTGAATACAATTCCAATCAGACCTGCTGCGGCCAGCCCGCATTCAATGCAGGTTTCTGGGACGATGCCAAGGAAGTCTGCACCAAATTCCTCAAAGACTTTGACGGAGCAGATTATGTAGTGGCACCCAGCGCTTCCTGCACCGGCTTCGTTCGTAATTACTATCCGAAACTCTTCGATAATTCTTCTTATCACAATGATGTGAAAGCCCTCCGTGACCGGACTTTCGAGTTCTCCGAGTTCCTGGTGAACGTACTGAAGATCGATAACCTGGGAGCGAAACTGGACCTCAAAGCCACTTATCATGATTCCTGCGCCGGTCTTCGCGAATGCAAGATCAAGGAAGAGCCCCGCAAATTATTGGGAAATGTCAAGGGGCTGGAACTGGTGGAGATGAAAGATGTGGAAACCTGCTGCGGTTTCGGCGGAACTTTCGCAGTGAAATTCGAGCCTATCTCCATCGGAATGGCAGATCAGAAAGTAAGCAATGCCCGCGAAAGCGGCGCCCAGTGCATCATTTCAACCGACCATAGCTGTCTCATGCACCTGGACGGATACATCCGTCACAAGGGACTCCCCATGCAAACCATGCATATCGCCGACGTACTCGCCAGCGGCTGGTAA
- the ribH gene encoding 6,7-dimethyl-8-ribityllumazine synthase, whose product MAEVSNSKLFQIDTGILQKDACIVIVKTEWNATVVDELEKGAIRVLNEQGITDIRTVVVPGAFEIPFGVKAYWDNNKHKSNRPCAVITFGCVLRGDTPHFEYVCRAVTDGVLQLNLQLPVPVIFGVLTVDNQLQADERIGGRHGHKGEEAAITAVKMIALNNSFKQ is encoded by the coding sequence ATGGCAGAAGTAAGCAACAGCAAGTTATTTCAAATAGATACGGGCATTCTTCAAAAGGATGCCTGTATTGTTATTGTGAAGACCGAATGGAATGCCACTGTTGTGGATGAGCTTGAAAAGGGCGCCATCCGCGTTTTGAATGAACAGGGCATTACCGATATCCGCACTGTTGTGGTGCCCGGCGCTTTCGAGATCCCCTTCGGTGTGAAAGCCTACTGGGATAACAATAAGCACAAGAGCAACCGCCCCTGCGCCGTTATCACATTCGGTTGTGTACTCCGTGGAGATACGCCGCATTTCGAATATGTTTGTCGCGCTGTTACTGACGGCGTGCTGCAACTCAATCTGCAACTGCCCGTTCCCGTTATCTTCGGAGTACTTACGGTAGACAACCAGTTGCAGGCCGATGAACGCATCGGAGGCCGCCATGGCCACAAAGGAGAAGAAGCGGCTATCACCGCTGTGAAAATGATCGCGCTGAACAACTCTTTCAAACAGTAA
- a CDS encoding tetratricopeptide repeat protein — protein sequence MATEVKQTEQATAPVQKSAEDRFANTFEGFWQKNGKKVSIGILVVVLVVAGYFAYINFVKAPENVKAGNAMWKAESSFRNDSFALALNGDGSAANPGFLKVISKYSGTKSANLAKFYAGACYLQTGDFNNAVKYLNDYSSTSEVLNVRVYGLLGDAYSELGKKDQAVENYKKAGKAFADDTFNSSEYLYRAAVLLADQNKTADAIALLKEIKKNFPMTPRGVEADKFMAKLGETK from the coding sequence ATGGCTACAGAAGTAAAGCAAACCGAACAAGCAACAGCGCCAGTACAAAAATCTGCTGAAGACAGATTTGCCAATACCTTCGAAGGGTTCTGGCAGAAGAACGGCAAAAAAGTATCCATCGGAATACTGGTGGTTGTACTGGTCGTAGCCGGATATTTTGCTTACATTAATTTCGTGAAAGCGCCTGAGAACGTGAAAGCCGGCAATGCCATGTGGAAAGCCGAATCCAGTTTCAGGAACGATTCTTTCGCACTCGCGCTCAATGGCGACGGTTCCGCTGCCAATCCTGGTTTCCTCAAAGTGATCAGCAAATACAGCGGCACTAAATCTGCCAACCTCGCTAAATTCTATGCAGGCGCCTGCTATCTCCAGACCGGGGATTTCAACAACGCCGTTAAATACCTGAACGATTATTCCTCCACTTCAGAAGTACTGAACGTAAGAGTGTATGGCCTTCTCGGCGATGCTTACTCTGAACTGGGAAAGAAAGATCAGGCTGTAGAGAATTACAAAAAAGCCGGCAAAGCTTTTGCAGATGATACTTTCAATTCATCTGAATACCTTTACCGTGCAGCCGTGCTGCTGGCCGATCAGAACAAGACCGCAGATGCCATCGCTCTCCTGAAGGAGATCAAAAAGAACTTCCCGATGACGCCACGCGGTGTTGAGGCAGACAAGTTCATGGCCAAACTCGGTGAGACAAAATAG
- the pdhA gene encoding pyruvate dehydrogenase (acetyl-transferring) E1 component subunit alpha, giving the protein MATKFSKETYLYWYELMQLIRQFELTAEEKYKMEGKIRGFFHAYVGQEAIAAGCMTATRQEDPFVTAYRDHGLGLAKGMSPESCMAELYGKATGCSKGKGGSMHFFGKNEYFFGGHGIVGAQIGTGAGLAFAEKYKGTDNVCLTYFGDGAARQGMLHEVFNMAMTWKLPVIFICENNHYAMGTSVERTSNIVDIYKLADAYEMPADSVDGMSAEAVHEAVSRAVKRAREGDGPTLLEIKTYRYKGHSISDPQKYRTKEEVEEYKQRDPISLVKATILKNKFATEADLEAIDKRVAEKVDASVKFAEESPWPDDSEVLKDIVLQPDYPFIMD; this is encoded by the coding sequence GTGGCCACTAAATTCTCAAAAGAAACTTACCTGTACTGGTACGAGCTGATGCAACTGATCCGTCAGTTTGAGCTGACTGCCGAGGAAAAATACAAGATGGAAGGCAAGATCCGTGGTTTTTTCCATGCCTACGTAGGCCAGGAAGCCATCGCCGCCGGTTGTATGACCGCTACCCGTCAGGAAGACCCCTTCGTTACCGCTTACCGTGATCATGGACTGGGCCTCGCCAAAGGCATGAGCCCCGAATCCTGCATGGCTGAACTCTATGGAAAAGCTACCGGATGCTCTAAAGGTAAAGGTGGCAGTATGCACTTCTTCGGCAAGAATGAGTACTTCTTTGGCGGACACGGTATCGTGGGCGCACAGATCGGTACAGGTGCAGGACTGGCTTTTGCTGAAAAATACAAGGGCACAGACAATGTTTGCCTGACCTATTTTGGCGACGGCGCCGCACGTCAGGGTATGCTCCATGAAGTGTTCAACATGGCAATGACCTGGAAGCTCCCTGTGATCTTCATTTGTGAGAATAACCACTATGCAATGGGTACCTCCGTTGAGCGCACCTCCAACATCGTGGACATCTATAAACTGGCAGATGCTTATGAAATGCCTGCTGATTCAGTGGATGGCATGAGCGCAGAAGCCGTACATGAAGCCGTTTCCCGCGCAGTGAAAAGAGCACGCGAAGGAGATGGTCCAACCCTGTTGGAGATCAAGACCTATCGTTATAAAGGTCACTCTATCTCTGACCCTCAGAAATACCGCACCAAGGAAGAAGTGGAAGAATACAAACAGCGCGATCCGATCAGCCTGGTAAAAGCCACCATCCTGAAAAATAAATTCGCTACTGAAGCAGACCTGGAAGCCATCGACAAACGCGTGGCCGAGAAAGTGGATGCATCCGTGAAATTTGCCGAGGAATCTCCATGGCCGGATGACAGCGAAGTTCTGAAAGATATCGTATTACAACCCGATTATCCATTCATCATGGACTAA